One window of the Candidatus Polarisedimenticolaceae bacterium genome contains the following:
- the purH gene encoding bifunctional phosphoribosylaminoimidazolecarboxamide formyltransferase/IMP cyclohydrolase, with amino-acid sequence MAFSPVHRALVSTFEKDGVLDLARGLHALGVEILSTGGTAKLLAEGGVPVVKVSDHTGFPEILDGRVKTLHPAIHGGLLGRRANPEHVAQMAAHGIAPIDLLVVNLYPFEKTRDRESATDDEVVEMIDIGGPAMLRAAAKNHDDVGVLVEPSDYPTVLAELREHGGLSPATRRRLAARAFDHTARYDRAVADYLAGPGVDFPERLDLSFVKQADLVYGENPHQKAAFYRDGSAVGVGAARQLQGKPLSFNNLLDFDAALGLAADLEGIRDAFGCVIVKHGNPCGTAFGDSPVASFRRALACDPTSAFGGVLAFPRAVDADAAAAIAEAFYEGVIAPSFTDDALAVLAKKKNLRVLAAGPFAAGRRGFDLRRVDGGLLVQDWDAADGTLRDAKVATKRAPTEAEWRALEFAWCVVRHVKSNAIVYAFEDRTVGVGAGQMSRVDSARIAIQKANEPLKGAVMASDAFFPFRDGLDVAAQAGIAAVVQPGGSIRDDEVIAAADERGLAMILVGRRHFRH; translated from the coding sequence ATGGCGTTCTCCCCGGTCCACCGCGCGCTCGTCAGCACGTTCGAGAAGGACGGGGTGCTCGACCTGGCCCGCGGCCTTCACGCGCTCGGCGTCGAGATCCTCTCGACCGGCGGGACCGCGAAGCTCCTCGCCGAAGGCGGCGTTCCCGTGGTCAAGGTGTCGGACCACACGGGGTTCCCCGAGATCCTCGACGGCCGGGTGAAGACGCTCCACCCCGCGATCCACGGCGGCCTGCTCGGCCGCCGCGCGAACCCCGAACACGTCGCCCAGATGGCGGCGCACGGGATCGCACCGATCGACCTGCTCGTGGTGAACCTCTACCCGTTCGAGAAGACCCGCGACCGGGAGTCGGCGACCGACGACGAGGTCGTCGAGATGATCGACATCGGCGGCCCCGCGATGCTGCGCGCCGCCGCGAAGAACCACGACGACGTCGGCGTCCTCGTCGAGCCGTCCGACTACCCGACGGTCCTCGCCGAGCTGCGCGAGCACGGCGGGTTGTCCCCCGCGACGCGGCGCCGCCTGGCCGCGCGGGCCTTCGACCACACCGCGCGGTACGACCGCGCCGTCGCCGACTACCTCGCCGGACCCGGGGTCGACTTCCCCGAGCGGCTCGACCTTTCGTTCGTGAAGCAGGCCGATCTCGTGTACGGCGAGAACCCCCACCAGAAGGCCGCCTTCTACCGCGACGGCTCCGCGGTCGGGGTCGGCGCCGCGCGCCAGCTCCAGGGGAAACCGCTCTCGTTCAACAACCTGCTCGACTTCGACGCCGCCTTGGGATTGGCCGCCGATCTCGAGGGGATCCGCGACGCCTTCGGCTGCGTCATCGTCAAGCACGGGAATCCCTGCGGCACCGCCTTCGGAGACTCCCCGGTCGCGTCGTTCCGCCGCGCCCTCGCGTGCGACCCGACGAGCGCCTTCGGCGGCGTCCTCGCCTTCCCGCGCGCGGTGGACGCGGACGCGGCCGCGGCGATCGCGGAGGCGTTCTACGAGGGGGTGATCGCCCCGTCGTTCACCGACGACGCGCTCGCCGTCCTCGCGAAGAAGAAGAACCTGCGCGTCCTCGCCGCCGGGCCGTTCGCCGCGGGCAGGCGGGGGTTCGACCTCCGGCGGGTGGACGGCGGCCTGCTCGTCCAGGACTGGGACGCGGCCGACGGCACCCTCCGCGACGCGAAGGTCGCGACGAAACGCGCGCCGACCGAAGCGGAGTGGCGCGCCCTCGAGTTCGCGTGGTGCGTCGTCCGCCACGTGAAGTCGAACGCGATCGTCTACGCGTTCGAGGACCGCACCGTGGGGGTGGGCGCCGGCCAGATGAGCCGCGTCGACTCCGCGCGCATCGCGATCCAGAAGGCCAACGAGCCGCTGAAAGGCGCCGTCATGGCCTCGGACGCCTTCTTCCCCTTCCGCGACGGCCTCGACGTCGCGGCCCAGGCCGGGATCGCCGCGGTCGTCCAGCCCGGCGGGTCGATCCGCGACGACGAGGTCATCGCCGCCGCCGACGAGCGCGGACTCGCGATGATCCTCGTCGGCCGCCGCCACTTCCGGCACTGA